GACCCGCGGCCTTCAGCAGGACACCGTCGGCATCCTGCTTGCGATCGCCTCGGGCAGCTTCCTCTACGTGGCAGCCTCGGACCTCATCCCCGAGAGCCACGCCGCCAAGCACGCGCTCACCGGCGTCCTTCTGCTGGCGGGGGTCGCCTTCGTCTACGCCATCGTCCACCTGTTCCACGCGCACTAGCCGCTTCACGCGACGAGGGGCGCCGATAGCGGCGCCCCTCGTCGCGTGAAGCTATCGCCTACGGGTTGAGGCCGCGCATGCGCATGGCCGTGGCAGTCTCCATCACGCCCTCGGCCATCTTGCCTTGACGCATGTAGGCCTGGCCGATGAGGAAGTGGGCCACGGCGTTGTCCTCGACTGAGATGGCCTGGCGCCAGAGGCCGACGGCCTTCTCGAGATCGCCGCTCTCGGCGATCAGGTAGCCCAGGTAGTTGTAGCCCCAGACGTACTTGGGGTCGTTGGCGATGATCGCCTCGAAGGCGGTACGGGCGAGCTGCTTGCTCTGGGCCCCCTCCGCCGAGGCGGGATCCGCCTGCTGGAGGCTCCAGCCCTTGAAGTAGTAGCCGAACGCCAGCCGGAAGAAGGCCTCCACGTTCTGCTTGTTCTGATCCACCAGGGGCTTGTACGTCGCGATGACCTTGTCCGCGTAGGTCGGATCCAGCTCGATGACCTTCTTGAGCGACGCGTAGCCGCTTTCGAGCTTGACGGTCCGCGCCAGGCCCATGGCCAGGTCGAAGTGGACATCGGGGCTCTTGGGATCCAGGTCGACGCGGCGCTGGAGCTCCTCGAGCTCGGCGCGGGAGGTGTCCACGGCCCAAGCGGCGGGTGCTGCGAAGGTCAGGGCCGCCAGGGCGACCGCCGTGATGAGTGGCTTGAGCATCGGGCGAGGTCCTTTCTCACGCGGGATTGCGCGGTGACGACCCATGGACGAAACGACTCCTCGGGTGGTTCCCCTCCAGGATAAGGGATAGGCGCGCAAGCGCCAAGCAAGCCTCAGGGGTGGTGAAGGCCTCCCGCTCACGGAATATTCCCGGAAGGCCGTCCAATGGTACGGGCCAGGCTACGCTTCGCCGAGCCGCGGCAGGATGTAGGGCGCGAGCGTTTCGGGGTGGCGCTGGACCAGGACCGGCACCCCGAAGGCTGCCTGGATCGTCGCCGGGGTCAGGGTCTCGTGCGGGGTGCCGTCCACGGCGAGGCGCCCGTGGTGCAAGAGCAGCAGGCGCGAGCAGAACTGGGCGGCGTGGTTCAGGTCGTGCAGCACCGCGACCACCGCGATTCGGCGCGCGCGCGCAATTTCCGACACCCGCTTGAGCAGATCGAGCTGGAAGCGCAGGTCGGCCCAGGCGGTCGGCTCGTCCAGCAAGAGGACCGCGGGCTCCTGCGCGAGGGCCTGGGCGAGCCTCACCCGCTGCTGCTCGCCGCCCGAGAGCGCCCCCATGCGCCGCTCGGCCCAGTCGCCGACCGCGACCGCCTCCATGGCCTCCTGCACGACCTCTCGATCGCGCGCCTCGTCCCCCCAGCCCCAGGCCCCCTGGTGCGGGTGGCGGCCGAAGGCGACGACCTCGCGCACGGTGAACGCCCGATCGTCGCTCGGGTGCTGGGGCAGGTGCGCGAGCTTGCGGCCGAGCTCGTGCGCGCGGTAGCGCGCCATGGCGCGCCCCTCGAGCTCCACCAGGCCCGAGAGGGGCGAGACCGCCCCCGCGAGGACCTTGAGCAGGGTGGACTTGCCCGCGCCGTTGGGGCCCAGGAGGCCGACGAACTCGCCCGGCTCGACCCGGAAACAGACGCCCGAAAAGACGGGCTGGCCGTAGCCGGCGCTCAGGTCCGTGACGGCGATCGCGCTCATGCCCGGCGCTCCTTGACGATCAGGTACAGGAAGAACGGCGCGCCGAGCATGGCCGTCAGCACGCCGACCGGGACCTCGGTCGGCGCCCAGGCCGTGCGGGCCACCAGGTCCGAGCAGACCAGGAGGATCGCCCCCATCAGGCACGCCACGGGCAGCGCCCGGCGCAGGTCGGGCCCGACCAGAAGCCTGGCCAGGTGAGGCACCACGAGCCCCACGAAGCCGATCATCCCCGAGGCCGAGACCACCGCGGCCGTGGTCAGCGACGCGCCCGCCAAGAGCAGCCGCTGGCAGCGGACCACGTCCACGCCGAGGCTGCGCGCCCGATCGGGGCCGAGCTGCATGACGTTGAGGTGGCGCAGTTGCAGGGCGATCAGCGCAAGGCCCGCCACCAGGTAGGGCAGCATCTGGGTCAGCTCCTCCCACCCGCGCCCGGAGAAGCCCCCGAGCATCCAGAAGTAGAGGGTGGAAATCGAGTCGGCGTGCCAGAAGGTCAGCATGCTCAGGCACGCCGTGAGGAAGGCCCCCATGGCCACCCCCACGAGCAGGACCCGCTCGATGGAGGCCGCGCCCTGGCCCGCGAGGGCGTAGACCAGGCCCACCGCCGCCAGGGAGCCGACGAAGGCGAAGAGGGGCACCGCGTTCGCCCCGAAGGGCA
Above is a window of Pantanalinema sp. DNA encoding:
- a CDS encoding tetratricopeptide repeat protein yields the protein MLKPLITAVALAALTFAAPAAWAVDTSRAELEELQRRVDLDPKSPDVHFDLAMGLARTVKLESGYASLKKVIELDPTYADKVIATYKPLVDQNKQNVEAFFRLAFGYYFKGWSLQQADPASAEGAQSKQLARTAFEAIIANDPKYVWGYNYLGYLIAESGDLEKAVGLWRQAISVEDNAVAHFLIGQAYMRQGKMAEGVMETATAMRMRGLNP
- a CDS encoding ABC transporter ATP-binding protein; amino-acid sequence: MSAIAVTDLSAGYGQPVFSGVCFRVEPGEFVGLLGPNGAGKSTLLKVLAGAVSPLSGLVELEGRAMARYRAHELGRKLAHLPQHPSDDRAFTVREVVAFGRHPHQGAWGWGDEARDREVVQEAMEAVAVGDWAERRMGALSGGEQQRVRLAQALAQEPAVLLLDEPTAWADLRFQLDLLKRVSEIARARRIAVVAVLHDLNHAAQFCSRLLLLHHGRLAVDGTPHETLTPATIQAAFGVPVLVQRHPETLAPYILPRLGEA
- a CDS encoding iron ABC transporter permease, producing the protein MSNSPLPHVAEKARSVAAFIRPLALPGLLALLLVAAALGLRWGAVDLSTVSWIDFITLRAKDSTQGAILYDVRLPRVLLAIAAGFGLAASGTTWQALLRNPLADPYLIGVSAGGALGAGVAIIFGAHLPFGANAVPLFAFVGSLAAVGLVYALAGQGAASIERVLLVGVAMGAFLTACLSMLTFWHADSISTLYFWMLGGFSGRGWEELTQMLPYLVAGLALIALQLRHLNVMQLGPDRARSLGVDVVRCQRLLLAGASLTTAAVVSASGMIGFVGLVVPHLARLLVGPDLRRALPVACLMGAILLVCSDLVARTAWAPTEVPVGVLTAMLGAPFFLYLIVKERRA